In the Anaerobacillus sp. CMMVII genome, one interval contains:
- a CDS encoding PAS domain S-box protein, producing the protein MVHHSNAHFETDKNTKLTIVDILKQKEQLYDSLFNYNIDGILVLDLKGNVIDANPAIEKITGYTVKELLDIELISSVAIEDIERKIYHCQKACHGEPQEYELSIFNKIGKQLKLVVKMIPIMSQNEIVGLFEIIKDVTEAKQMEMMMHRSDKLSVIGELAAGVAHEIRNPLTTLKGFLDLLSPEINSKYASLMQSELERINTIVNEFLLLAKPKVVNFKMNRISEIISNVIFMLEPQSHLSNIQVIPTFNDHGLLVNSDENQLKQVFINIIKNAMEAMPNGGNIYINVNNKNNQLRIQVQDEGCGIPKEKLSKLGDPFYTTKLTEQA; encoded by the coding sequence GTGGTTCATCATTCCAACGCTCATTTTGAAACTGACAAGAATACGAAGCTTACTATTGTCGATATACTAAAACAAAAAGAACAACTCTATGATTCTCTATTTAACTATAATATAGATGGTATACTTGTTCTTGATTTAAAAGGAAATGTGATTGATGCAAACCCCGCCATTGAAAAAATTACAGGTTATACTGTAAAAGAACTTTTGGATATAGAATTAATCTCGAGTGTTGCTATTGAGGATATTGAACGAAAGATTTATCATTGCCAAAAAGCATGTCATGGTGAACCACAAGAATACGAGCTTTCTATTTTTAATAAAATAGGAAAACAACTTAAATTAGTGGTGAAAATGATTCCGATTATGAGTCAAAATGAAATTGTCGGTCTATTTGAGATCATCAAAGATGTTACCGAAGCCAAACAAATGGAAATGATGATGCATCGCTCAGACAAACTTTCAGTAATTGGAGAATTGGCCGCTGGAGTTGCTCATGAAATTAGAAATCCATTAACAACCTTGAAAGGGTTTCTAGACTTACTAAGTCCTGAAATAAATAGTAAATATGCTAGCCTGATGCAATCCGAATTAGAAAGAATTAATACAATCGTAAACGAGTTTCTATTGTTGGCAAAGCCAAAAGTTGTCAATTTTAAGATGAATAGAATTTCTGAAATCATAAGTAATGTCATTTTTATGTTAGAACCACAATCTCATTTGAGTAATATTCAGGTCATACCTACCTTCAATGATCATGGGTTACTTGTCAATAGCGACGAGAACCAACTCAAGCAGGTATTTATAAATATTATCAAGAATGCAATGGAAGCGATGCCGAATGGTGGTAACATCTACATAAATGTGAACAATAAAAATAACCAATTAAGAATCCAGGTTCAAGACGAAGGCTGCGGTATTCCTAAGGAAAAACTCTCGAAATTAGGCGATCCCTTCTATACAACAAAACTGACGGAACAGGCTTAG
- the lepB gene encoding signal peptidase I has translation MEYKDGSVYRNGTELVEDYIKEEMVLPFETIVVPENYIFVMGDNRNGSRDSRSVGPIPKENVLGKVLLRYYPLNKINNF, from the coding sequence ATAGAATATAAGGATGGAAGTGTGTACCGTAATGGTACTGAATTAGTCGAAGATTACATAAAGGAAGAAATGGTCTTACCATTTGAAACTATTGTTGTTCCAGAAAACTATATATTTGTAATGGGTGACAATAGAAATGGCAGTAGAGATAGCAGAAGTGTTGGTCCTATCCCGAAAGAAAATGTTTTAGGAAAAGTCCTTCTTAGGTATTATCCTTTAAATAAAATAAATAATTTTTAA
- a CDS encoding CBO0543 family protein, which produces MRPGQSDALSKITAMTEQLSKLQMDYWQQYSNIETWGFKIILLIFVVPLVLLYFTIDRKHILLLGFYGLNVHIWFSYINIAGVKQGFYTYPFELIPFIPGNLALDASLIPVLFILVYQWTMRHRKNFYLYSIALSLFLAFIFKPILVYVGMFVMYKGTNYFILFVLYCIIFLLSKLITNLFLKMQESPRATKEEI; this is translated from the coding sequence ATGAGACCTGGCCAATCGGATGCATTGAGTAAAATTACAGCAATGACAGAGCAATTAAGCAAGCTCCAAATGGATTACTGGCAACAATACTCGAATATAGAAACATGGGGTTTTAAAATTATTTTGCTAATCTTTGTAGTCCCTTTAGTTTTATTGTATTTTACCATTGATCGAAAGCACATCCTCTTATTGGGTTTTTATGGGTTAAATGTTCATATTTGGTTTAGTTATATTAATATCGCAGGAGTTAAACAGGGGTTTTATACGTATCCGTTTGAGTTAATCCCATTTATCCCAGGGAATCTTGCTTTGGATGCATCATTAATTCCTGTTTTGTTTATCCTTGTTTATCAATGGACAATGCGGCACAGGAAGAATTTCTATCTTTATTCAATCGCATTGTCACTTTTTCTAGCATTTATCTTTAAGCCCATCCTGGTCTATGTAGGTATGTTTGTTATGTATAAAGGAACTAATTATTTTATTTTATTTGTTTTGTATTGCATTATCTTTTTATTGTCAAAACTTATAACAAACCTATTCTTAAAAATGCAAGAAAGTCCGCGGGCAACAAAAGAAGAGATTTAA
- a CDS encoding nitrate/nitrite transporter: MDKQDSSFRWVVFASVLFTYLIMASQRTAPGLITDQLMTDFNVTASTIGLLTSIQFFVYTGLQIPMGILADRYGPNFFLIIGALLTGLGTMIYSLGTHEYILFFSRILTGTGDATIWVNMVLILSQWFRAKEFVRLIGVAGMTGSLGFLLASVPFSAWINLLGWRGAFFGLGLILCFCGILLYFVLLKKPTQLFPNEPVVIENESQREKIGELLRRIFSNRQAWALFLCHFGLVGGYLGFISSWAVPYGMNVYDMTRSGASQLIMIGLVGALIGAPLTSWISSRVETIKRPYVVVHIIIFLAWSTFLLFNGNPPYYLLVILFFIIGYGFGASALTFAVVRQSFPILESGIVSGFANTGGFLSAVLLPSIFGRILDHFNSTSASLGNGYFYGFIIPVTFSLVGLIGVISIKENVRKQKVYPIIHNAL; this comes from the coding sequence TTGGACAAACAAGATAGTAGCTTTAGGTGGGTTGTATTTGCTTCGGTCCTGTTTACGTATTTAATAATGGCGAGCCAAAGAACCGCCCCAGGATTGATTACTGATCAATTGATGACGGATTTTAATGTAACCGCATCAACGATTGGGTTACTGACTAGCATACAATTTTTTGTATACACTGGTTTGCAAATTCCGATGGGGATTTTGGCTGATCGGTATGGACCCAATTTTTTTCTCATAATTGGTGCACTACTTACAGGTTTGGGTACAATGATTTATAGTCTAGGAACGCATGAATATATTCTGTTTTTCTCCCGAATACTTACAGGGACGGGAGATGCCACCATCTGGGTCAATATGGTATTAATTTTGAGTCAATGGTTTAGAGCAAAGGAATTTGTGCGATTAATTGGGGTGGCGGGAATGACTGGAAGCCTCGGTTTTCTTTTGGCGTCAGTTCCTTTCTCTGCATGGATAAACCTCTTAGGTTGGAGGGGAGCATTTTTTGGATTAGGACTCATTTTATGTTTTTGTGGGATACTTCTTTACTTTGTACTCCTAAAAAAACCAACTCAGCTTTTTCCGAATGAACCTGTAGTTATCGAAAATGAAAGCCAACGAGAAAAAATAGGGGAGTTACTTCGGCGAATTTTTTCAAATCGACAAGCGTGGGCATTATTTTTATGTCATTTTGGGCTTGTTGGTGGGTACCTAGGATTTATCAGTTCGTGGGCAGTGCCCTACGGAATGAACGTTTATGATATGACACGTTCTGGCGCTAGTCAGCTTATTATGATAGGGCTTGTCGGTGCACTTATTGGGGCCCCTCTAACTAGTTGGATTTCTAGTCGGGTAGAAACCATTAAACGGCCATACGTTGTTGTCCATATCATTATTTTTCTAGCTTGGTCTACATTTCTATTATTTAATGGAAATCCGCCATATTATTTGCTAGTTATTCTTTTCTTTATTATTGGTTATGGATTTGGGGCAAGTGCCTTGACGTTTGCTGTCGTTCGTCAATCTTTTCCAATTTTAGAATCTGGCATTGTTTCTGGATTTGCAAATACGGGTGGATTCTTAAGTGCAGTATTGCTGCCCAGCATTTTTGGGAGGATATTGGATCATTTTAATTCAACATCAGCAAGTTTAGGTAATGGTTATTTTTACGGTTTCATCATTCCAGTTACTTTCTCTTTAGTTGGTTTGATTGGAGTCATCTCAATTAAGGAAAACGTAAGGAAGCAGAAGGTGTACCCAATAATCCATAATGCTTTATAG
- a CDS encoding ABC transporter ATP-binding protein, translating to MEKPQKESLKPFISLILSTKIPKLALTLGLIGSLMTTLVGLTIPLLTREMVDGFSVDSLSVALIVTIGVVFIVKAIIDGLSTFSLAYVGQKIVATLRQMMFFKLIRLPVSYYDKKTSGESVSRVVNDTSIVKDLISQHFPNFITGIISIIGAVIILFIMDWKMTLLMLISVPITIAIMMPLGRRMAKISRGLQDETAIFTGKVQQTLSEIRLMKASNAELAEEEKGLQGIGKLLSYGLKESRIFALIGPLMQLVIMVVIVIIIGYGGIRVAEGSMSTGSLVAFLLYLFQIIFPITAFTMFFTQLQRAKGATERIIEILDLEAEEGQEGLDLDITNQSIHVENVSFAYSEDEPVLKNVSFDVNPGSMIAFAGPSGGGKTTMFGLLERFYEPTSGQILIGSTPIKALTLASWRSQIGYVSQDSPMIAGTIRENLSYGLEAMVTDERLWEVAKMAYADQFIQEFPLKLDTEVGERGVKLSGGQRQRIAIARAFLRDPKILMMDEATASLDSQSEGIVQKALTRLMEGRTTFVIAHRLSTIVNADKIIFIEKGEITGIGTHKDLVNFHALYREFAEQQLT from the coding sequence ATGGAAAAACCTCAAAAAGAAAGTCTAAAACCATTTATCTCACTAATTCTCTCTACAAAAATTCCAAAACTAGCACTAACTCTGGGGTTAATCGGTAGTTTAATGACAACTCTAGTCGGTCTTACCATACCTTTATTAACGCGGGAAATGGTCGATGGTTTTTCTGTCGACTCTTTAAGCGTTGCCCTCATTGTCACGATTGGTGTTGTATTTATTGTTAAAGCAATCATTGATGGATTATCTACTTTTTCACTTGCTTACGTCGGCCAGAAAATTGTTGCTACACTACGACAAATGATGTTTTTTAAATTAATTCGGCTTCCAGTCAGCTATTATGATAAAAAGACTAGTGGCGAGTCGGTTAGTCGCGTGGTTAACGATACAAGCATTGTTAAAGATTTAATTTCACAGCATTTCCCTAATTTTATTACCGGAATTATCTCGATTATCGGTGCAGTTATCATCCTTTTTATCATGGACTGGAAAATGACTCTGTTAATGTTAATTTCAGTACCGATTACTATAGCAATTATGATGCCTCTTGGACGAAGAATGGCAAAAATATCACGTGGTTTACAGGATGAAACAGCAATATTTACTGGGAAAGTCCAACAAACTTTAAGTGAAATCCGCTTAATGAAAGCTTCTAATGCGGAACTAGCTGAAGAGGAAAAAGGCTTACAAGGAATTGGAAAGCTTTTGTCGTATGGACTTAAAGAATCAAGAATTTTTGCTCTTATTGGCCCATTGATGCAGCTCGTGATTATGGTCGTAATTGTTATAATTATCGGATATGGTGGAATTCGTGTCGCAGAAGGTTCGATGTCAACAGGGTCACTCGTTGCATTCTTGCTTTATTTATTCCAAATTATCTTTCCGATCACTGCCTTTACCATGTTTTTTACGCAGCTTCAACGAGCCAAAGGAGCTACAGAGCGAATTATTGAAATACTAGACCTCGAAGCGGAAGAAGGTCAAGAAGGCCTAGATTTGGATATTACAAACCAATCAATTCACGTAGAAAATGTATCTTTTGCTTATAGCGAGGATGAGCCTGTTCTTAAAAACGTGTCTTTTGATGTAAATCCTGGTAGTATGATAGCCTTTGCTGGACCTAGTGGTGGTGGAAAAACAACGATGTTTGGTTTATTAGAACGTTTCTATGAGCCTACCTCTGGGCAGATCTTGATTGGTAGTACGCCAATCAAAGCATTAACATTAGCTTCCTGGCGCAGTCAAATCGGTTATGTTTCCCAAGATAGTCCAATGATTGCTGGAACGATCCGTGAGAACCTTTCGTATGGTTTAGAAGCAATGGTCACTGATGAGCGTCTTTGGGAAGTTGCAAAAATGGCTTACGCTGACCAATTTATTCAGGAATTCCCCTTAAAGCTTGATACTGAGGTCGGTGAGCGAGGTGTCAAACTATCTGGAGGACAAAGACAGCGAATAGCGATCGCGCGAGCTTTTTTAAGAGATCCTAAAATTCTAATGATGGACGAAGCAACCGCAAGTTTGGACAGTCAATCAGAGGGAATCGTGCAAAAGGCGTTAACACGATTAATGGAAGGTAGAACAACATTTGTTATTGCCCACCGCTTATCTACTATTGTCAATGCCGATAAGATCATCTTTATTGAAAAAGGTGAAATTACCGGAATCGGAACTCACAAAGATCTAGTCAACTTCCACGCTTTGTATCGCGAATTTGCAGAGCAGCAACTGACGTGA
- a CDS encoding ATP-binding protein, with translation MENSEKLSLVGQLSASIAHEIRNPLTTLKGFLQLIKSQGEFTPTYIDLMLSEMDRIESITSELLLLAKPQAIEFQEENMKDIIFDVVTLLQSQALMKNVEIIFLYEEVGSIYCVSSQMKQVFINIIKNAIEAMSEAGVIYVRLTNLDKYYILIEVIDEGCGIPEELASNIGLPFYSTKEKGTGLGMLTTYKLVNDHGGTITFDSKVGEGTTFKIQLPRKTLKMGI, from the coding sequence CTGGAGAACTCAGAGAAGCTTTCATTAGTTGGCCAATTATCAGCTTCCATTGCTCATGAAATTCGAAATCCACTTACAACACTAAAAGGATTTTTACAGCTTATTAAAAGCCAAGGTGAATTCACACCTACTTATATAGATCTAATGTTGTCTGAAATGGACCGGATCGAATCGATAACAAGTGAACTACTTCTTTTAGCAAAACCTCAAGCAATTGAGTTCCAGGAAGAAAACATGAAAGACATTATTTTCGATGTTGTTACATTGCTCCAATCCCAAGCACTTATGAAAAACGTGGAAATCATTTTTCTCTACGAAGAGGTTGGTAGTATTTATTGTGTTAGTAGTCAAATGAAGCAAGTCTTTATCAACATCATAAAAAATGCAATTGAGGCGATGTCTGAAGCTGGTGTTATCTATGTTCGTCTTACCAATCTAGATAAATACTATATCTTAATAGAAGTAATTGATGAAGGCTGTGGTATTCCAGAAGAATTAGCCTCTAATATCGGCTTGCCATTTTATTCAACAAAAGAAAAAGGCACTGGCCTAGGAATGCTTACAACCTATAAATTGGTGAATGATCATGGTGGAACCATTACCTTTGATAGTAAAGTAGGCGAAGGAACTACATTTAAAATTCAGTTACCTAGAAAAACATTAAAAATGGGCATCTGA
- a CDS encoding cupin domain-containing protein: MYYGPQNPYSYYASGNTTMYHANYMPRNDLGYEPQVIEAVLAGIKREASAIDLYSRLAKVAPNHENQWGILHAIEDKKVRLTQFTNLYMTLTGSQPVYRVEKVPFTNYREGVQKAYRSEVEGYEEFRKNCVMTQNPLVRNVFTWALNGEKENATRFEILNEQLANEIKDYGAEPFVFNIEEFTKKNNTFRTALWTGKHLQLTLMSIGVGESIGLEQHPNLDQFIRIEEGQGLVQMGDSQINLNFEAEAYDDFAIIIPAGKWHNLTNTGDKPIKLYSIYAPPQHPFGTIHETKAIALAAEEDHHH, translated from the coding sequence ATGTATTATGGTCCTCAAAATCCATATTCTTATTATGCTAGTGGTAACACAACAATGTATCATGCAAACTATATGCCCAGAAATGATCTTGGTTATGAACCACAAGTGATTGAAGCGGTTCTTGCCGGTATAAAAAGAGAAGCTTCAGCCATTGACCTCTATAGTCGTTTAGCGAAAGTGGCACCAAATCATGAAAACCAATGGGGTATTCTTCATGCAATAGAAGACAAAAAAGTTCGACTGACTCAATTTACAAATCTTTATATGACTCTTACTGGCTCACAGCCAGTATACCGAGTTGAAAAAGTGCCTTTTACTAATTATAGAGAAGGTGTACAAAAGGCTTATCGATCCGAAGTAGAAGGTTATGAAGAATTTCGAAAGAATTGCGTCATGACTCAAAATCCATTAGTTCGAAATGTATTTACGTGGGCACTAAATGGAGAGAAAGAAAATGCTACACGGTTTGAAATTTTAAATGAGCAACTTGCTAATGAAATTAAAGATTATGGAGCAGAACCGTTTGTTTTTAACATTGAGGAGTTTACCAAGAAAAATAACACTTTCCGCACAGCATTATGGACGGGAAAACACTTACAACTGACCTTAATGAGCATCGGTGTTGGTGAAAGCATCGGTTTAGAACAACATCCAAACCTTGATCAATTTATCCGAATTGAAGAAGGTCAAGGGCTCGTACAAATGGGGGACAGTCAAATCAATTTAAATTTTGAGGCAGAAGCTTATGATGATTTTGCAATAATAATACCTGCAGGAAAATGGCACAATCTAACCAATACAGGTGATAAACCAATTAAGCTTTACTCTATTTATGCGCCGCCTCAGCACCCATTTGGTACAATTCATGAAACAAAAGCAATTGCCTTGGCGGCGGAAGAAGATCACCACCATTAA
- a CDS encoding PAS domain-containing protein: MNFTGRISATIPILIICIWLLQHTIKDDGTAKFIVSLTIAIIAIVIAWNFGRQYDKAKFYYKELLINKEDLQKKKDDLQQIFDSVDATIWSNDIVNQRIYVSKGIERLTGYTVQQFYNEYSFWTSILHPDDVTKGEEFLKEIILGKSAQIELRYVNTSGETCWLLMSGTPIFASGSKEVVKITGVVVDITERKKTEGRLQESEIRYRSVVELSPNIILIIQEDIIVYTNPTTVKILGLSDASEILGESIYDFLDPAVKNKVINRKNEIYMEKAKMFIPNIKS, translated from the coding sequence ATGAATTTTACTGGAAGAATTAGTGCAACGATCCCCATATTAATTATCTGTATTTGGCTATTGCAACATACAATTAAGGATGACGGGACTGCTAAATTTATTGTTAGTCTCACTATTGCTATAATTGCCATCGTGATTGCTTGGAATTTTGGTCGCCAATACGATAAGGCGAAATTTTACTATAAGGAACTTTTAATTAATAAAGAAGATTTGCAAAAAAAGAAAGATGACCTTCAACAAATCTTTGATAGTGTAGATGCCACGATTTGGTCAAATGACATCGTAAATCAACGAATTTACGTATCAAAAGGAATTGAGAGACTGACTGGATATACTGTTCAACAGTTTTATAATGAATATTCATTTTGGACAAGTATACTTCACCCTGATGATGTTACAAAAGGGGAGGAGTTTCTGAAAGAGATTATTTTAGGTAAATCTGCTCAAATCGAATTACGGTATGTGAATACGAGTGGAGAAACGTGTTGGTTACTGATGTCTGGCACACCAATTTTCGCAAGTGGTAGTAAAGAGGTCGTCAAAATTACAGGTGTCGTTGTTGATATCACAGAAAGAAAGAAAACAGAAGGTCGTCTACAAGAAAGTGAAATCCGTTATCGGAGCGTAGTTGAACTTTCACCAAACATAATCTTGATTATACAAGAGGATATAATCGTTTATACAAACCCAACAACAGTTAAAATACTAGGCTTAAGCGATGCATCAGAAATACTTGGGGAATCAATCTATGATTTTCTAGATCCAGCAGTTAAAAACAAGGTTATTAATCGAAAAAACGAAATATATATGGAGAAGGCGAAAATGTTTATACCGAATATAAAATCGTGA
- a CDS encoding aminoglycoside 6-adenylyltransferase: protein MRSEKEMFDLILKVAKEDERIRAVYVNGSRTNPNVPKDIFQDYDIVYVVTETISFIEDENWINIFGDLLMLQEPDKMDKYLGIDSDFECSYGYLMLFTDGNRIDLHIETKDSMIKGYVSDKLTVPLLDKDNMLPIIPPPTDINYQVKKPSGPMFVSCTNNFWWCLQNVAKGIWRDELPYAKLMFETTTRASLDEMVSWWIGTRYNFQVSTGKMGKYFKNYLPEPYWEMYENTYSDNNYENFWNSIFITCELFRTLAEDVADNLLFTYPIDDDKNMTKFLKHVRYLPSDAKEIL, encoded by the coding sequence GTGAGAAGTGAAAAAGAAATGTTTGATTTAATATTAAAGGTAGCAAAAGAGGATGAACGGATCCGAGCAGTATATGTGAACGGTTCTAGAACTAACCCTAATGTTCCTAAAGATATTTTTCAAGATTACGATATTGTTTATGTAGTGACGGAAACAATATCTTTTATAGAGGATGAAAATTGGATTAACATCTTTGGAGATTTACTGATGCTCCAAGAACCAGACAAAATGGATAAGTATCTTGGTATAGATAGCGATTTTGAATGTTCATATGGATATTTAATGCTTTTTACTGACGGGAATCGAATTGACCTTCATATCGAAACAAAGGATTCAATGATTAAAGGTTATGTCAGTGATAAACTTACTGTTCCATTATTAGATAAGGACAACATGTTACCAATCATTCCTCCACCTACAGATATTAATTATCAAGTAAAAAAGCCATCCGGACCAATGTTTGTGAGTTGTACAAATAATTTTTGGTGGTGTTTACAAAACGTTGCAAAAGGAATTTGGCGAGACGAATTGCCATACGCAAAATTAATGTTTGAAACTACCACGAGAGCATCACTTGATGAAATGGTATCATGGTGGATTGGAACAAGATATAATTTCCAAGTCTCAACTGGAAAGATGGGCAAGTATTTTAAAAATTATCTTCCAGAACCATATTGGGAGATGTATGAAAATACTTATTCCGATAATAACTATGAAAATTTTTGGAATTCCATATTTATCACATGTGAGTTATTTAGAACTTTAGCAGAAGATGTAGCAGATAACCTATTATTTACATACCCAATTGATGACGATAAAAATATGACGAAATTCCTTAAACATGTAAGATATTTGCCTTCGGATGCAAAGGAAATATTGTAG
- a CDS encoding RNA polymerase alpha subunit C-terminal domain-containing protein, which produces MVKLHQKLLGGVFLKAETSLRVCEKGHKYYKSSECPSCPTCDKENKPESGFLSKLSSPAKNALVHEGIDNLQELSKYTEKQILKIHGIGPASLPIMRSLLKEEGLSFKE; this is translated from the coding sequence ATGGTAAAATTGCATCAGAAATTATTAGGAGGGGTTTTTTTGAAAGCTGAAACAAGTTTAAGGGTTTGTGAAAAAGGACATAAGTACTACAAAAGTAGTGAATGTCCAAGTTGCCCTACCTGCGATAAAGAAAACAAGCCTGAAAGTGGCTTCCTTTCGAAACTGAGTTCCCCTGCTAAAAATGCCTTAGTTCACGAAGGGATTGACAACCTACAAGAATTATCAAAGTACACCGAAAAACAAATTTTAAAAATCCATGGTATTGGACCAGCCTCCTTACCAATTATGAGAAGTTTATTAAAAGAAGAAGGTTTATCATTTAAAGAATAA
- a CDS encoding EAL domain-containing protein encodes MAVNVSALQFEDENFINVVTEILGKHQLPPQYLGLEITESVMQNFKKSSIIFNKLKEIGVKISIDDFGTGYSSLSVLSNLPIDFVKIDKTFINEVTSNSNIASLVKTMIEMGGNLGFDLIAEGIENREQAEFLIANGCRFGQGYYYSQPLGSVEVEKLLKEKRIRVLE; translated from the coding sequence ATGGCCGTAAATGTATCTGCTTTACAATTTGAAGATGAGAATTTTATAAATGTAGTAACAGAAATTCTTGGAAAACATCAATTACCTCCACAATATCTTGGGCTAGAAATTACAGAAAGTGTCATGCAAAACTTCAAAAAATCATCAATCATCTTTAATAAATTAAAGGAAATAGGAGTGAAAATTTCAATTGATGATTTTGGAACGGGTTACTCTAGTTTAAGTGTCCTAAGTAACCTTCCGATTGATTTTGTAAAAATAGATAAGACATTCATTAACGAAGTTACAAGCAATAGTAATATAGCATCACTTGTTAAGACAATGATTGAAATGGGAGGAAATCTAGGTTTTGATTTGATTGCTGAGGGAATTGAAAACCGAGAGCAAGCAGAATTTTTAATTGCCAATGGTTGTCGATTTGGTCAGGGGTATTATTACAGTCAGCCCCTAGGTTCAGTTGAAGTGGAGAAGTTGCTGAAAGAAAAGCGAATTAGGGTTTTAGAATAA
- a CDS encoding FMN-dependent NADH-azoreductase codes for MTKVLYITAHPHDDTVSYSMAVGKAFIETYKQTNPDHEIINLDLYTEHIPEIDVDVFSGWGKLRSGQDFNELSAEEKNKVSRLSELCEQFIAADKYVFVTPLWNFSFPPVVKAYIDAISVAGKTFKYTEQGPVGLLTDKKALHIQARGGIYSEGPAAAMEMGHRFLNVIMQFYGVPSFEGLFVEGHAAMPDKAEEIKENAIARAKDLAHTF; via the coding sequence ATGACAAAGGTATTGTATATTACAGCTCATCCACATGACGACACGGTGTCTTATAGTATGGCAGTTGGTAAGGCCTTTATTGAAACCTACAAGCAAACAAATCCGGATCATGAAATAATTAATCTTGATTTATATACAGAACATATTCCAGAGATTGATGTTGATGTCTTCAGTGGTTGGGGGAAGCTAAGATCTGGACAGGATTTTAATGAACTTTCTGCAGAAGAAAAAAATAAGGTAAGTCGCCTATCAGAGTTATGTGAACAGTTTATTGCCGCAGATAAGTATGTGTTTGTTACACCACTATGGAACTTTTCGTTTCCACCTGTTGTAAAGGCATATATTGATGCTATTTCTGTTGCAGGAAAAACATTTAAATATACAGAACAGGGTCCAGTGGGACTTCTAACAGATAAGAAGGCTCTTCATATTCAGGCGCGAGGCGGAATTTATTCAGAGGGCCCTGCCGCTGCGATGGAAATGGGTCACCGCTTCTTAAATGTGATCATGCAGTTTTATGGAGTACCATCGTTTGAAGGCTTATTTGTCGAAGGACATGCAGCAATGCCGGATAAAGCCGAAGAAATTAAAGAAAATGCAATTGCACGTGCCAAGGATCTTGCTCATACTTTTTAA
- a CDS encoding CBO0543 family protein: MSREKALLLSSWGVLGFLLIILVPKNKIRNAQVVFLFTQIITWLLGLTVVEKNLIRYPRRFFKKANKSSFTFEYFVFPSITVFFNLFFPEKNKLILKLFYYFCYISVLTGLEFIAVKYTKTIKYIHWKWYWSSVSMGFVFVLSRIYYKWFFKNI, encoded by the coding sequence TTGTCGAGAGAAAAAGCCCTTTTGCTTTCTTCCTGGGGAGTTTTAGGTTTCCTGCTAATAATATTAGTACCTAAAAACAAAATACGAAACGCACAGGTGGTATTTTTATTTACTCAAATCATAACTTGGCTCCTCGGGCTAACAGTTGTTGAAAAAAACTTAATTAGATACCCACGGCGTTTTTTTAAGAAAGCTAATAAATCAAGTTTCACTTTTGAATATTTTGTATTTCCTTCAATAACCGTGTTTTTCAATCTTTTTTTCCCGGAAAAAAATAAGCTAATATTAAAACTTTTCTATTATTTTTGTTATATTTCGGTCCTAACCGGACTAGAGTTTATTGCGGTAAAATACACAAAGACCATAAAATACATTCACTGGAAATGGTATTGGAGTAGCGTAAGTATGGGTTTTGTATTTGTCCTTTCAAGGATTTATTATAAGTGGTTTTTTAAAAACATCTAA
- a CDS encoding S26 family signal peptidase: protein MLKQKIIGEVFSWSKALLIAFSIAIIVSAFIVQPFTVSGSSMEPTLDGEDPINEEKIGDRVFIFKSAYILGEPKYNDIVIIDSRVNRKRTLKDNLLESPIVSLIFKKNDDEKSIG, encoded by the coding sequence ATGTTAAAGCAAAAAATAATTGGTGAAGTTTTTAGTTGGAGTAAGGCCCTATTAATTGCATTTTCAATCGCAATAATTGTCAGCGCATTTATAGTTCAACCTTTTACAGTTAGTGGGAGTTCAATGGAACCAACATTGGATGGAGAAGACCCTATAAATGAAGAAAAAATCGGTGACCGAGTATTTATTTTCAAAAGTGCTTACATCTTAGGTGAACCAAAATATAATGACATTGTCATTATTGATAGTCGTGTTAATAGAAAAAGAACCTTAAAAGATAATCTACTCGAAAGTCCTATTGTGAGTTTGATATTTAAAAAGAACGATGATGAAAAAAGCATTGGATAA